Proteins found in one Candidatus Latescibacter sp. genomic segment:
- a CDS encoding BlaI/MecI/CopY family transcriptional regulator: MARRKTRTFTEVELEFMRILWDRGEAAPEDIRDSLLANGRSLSGGSIRNVLAIMQEKGYVARRKEGKAFLYRAKIREEQAREGMARNLLENAFAGSESLLVASLLERRDIRPEELEKIELLISDRRRREKS, translated from the coding sequence ATGGCGCGCCGAAAAACCCGCACATTCACCGAAGTGGAACTGGAATTCATGCGTATCCTCTGGGACAGGGGCGAAGCCGCTCCCGAAGACATCCGCGACTCCCTTCTGGCAAACGGGCGCTCCCTCTCCGGCGGCTCCATCCGCAATGTGCTCGCCATCATGCAGGAAAAGGGGTATGTCGCCCGCCGCAAGGAGGGCAAAGCATTCCTTTATCGCGCGAAAATCCGTGAGGAACAGGCCCGCGAGGGCATGGCCCGCAATCTCCTGGAAAATGCCTTTGCCGGTTCTGAATCGCTCCTCGTGGCCTCGCTCCTGGAGCGTCGCGACATCCGCCCGGAAGAACTCGAAAAAATCGAGCTTCTTATTTCCGACCGCCGGAGGAGGGAAAAGTCATGA